CCATAAGAACACGTTCCATGGTGCCCAAAGGCTTGTCTTTTTTATTGCCGGCAAACTGTTTCCAGTCTTCGATATCTTTCTGGTCCGGCGGTGCCAGGGAGATGCGCCGGTTTTCCTCATCCACCTGCTGCACCAGGACCTGAACCGCATCCCCGGGTTTGAGCGCATCATACGATTTGGCATCTGCGGCATTACGAAGGACCGATACCGGCATCAGGCCGGTGACCCCGGGTTCCAGCCCGATGAACAGACCGAAGGTTTCCCTTTTTTCCAGCCGGCCGTCCATGATATCACCGGGTTTATACCGGACACTGATCCCGGTCCAGGGATCTCCCAGGGCATCCTTGATACTCAAAGACACCCGTTTGGCGTCCATGTCAATGGACTTGATCACCACCTGGACGTCCTGCCCTTTTTCCACCACCTCTTCGGGCCGGGTCACACGCCGGGTGTGACTCATCTCACTGATATGCACCAGACCGTCCACCCCCGGGGCAATCTCCACAAACGCCCCGAAATTGGTGATTCGCATCACTTTGCCGCTCACCTGGTCTCCGGGTTTGAACGCGGCATCCACGCTTTCCCAGGGGTCGGTGGCGGTCTGTTTCAGGGACAGAGAAATTTTGGGCAGATCCTGGCCGTCCTGGGGTGTGATGCTCAACAGCTTCACCAGCACGGTATCTCCCGGTTTCACCACTTCATCCGGTTTTTCCACCCGGGACCAGCTCAGTTCGGAAATATGGGCCATGCCTTCCACGCCCGGGGCCAGCTCGATAAACGCGCCAAAAGGCATGAGCCGGATCACCTTGCCCTGAAGCGTATCCCCTTCGGACACATCTGCAAAGAACGCCTGCCGGGCCGCCTTGATCTCTTCGTTGAGCAGACTTCTTCGGGAGATGACAATGTTACGTCCGTTCTCCTCATACCGGGTGACCAGAAACCGCAGGGTCTGGCCCACGAAATCTTCCGGGGTTTCCACATAATTGACATCCATCTGGCTCACCGGACAAAAGGCGCGTTTCCCCAGAATATCCACGGAGAATCCCCCTTTGATCACCTCGGTCACCTTGCCTTCCACCGGGGTCCGGTTCTGCACCGCGTCTTCCAGAAGGGCTACTTTGCCGGCCCCGGAAATGGCCTTGGAAAGGATGATCTCACTCTCACTCAAAGACACCACATACAGGGTCAACACATCTCCGGCCTGAAAAGGAAACTCACCTTTTTCATCCAGCAGTTCCTGCTTTTCCACCACCCCGTCGCTTTTGGTGCCGGTATCGATATACACATGGGTCCGGCCCACGGATATGATTTTACCTTCCACCATATCCCCGGGGGCCAGCTCTTGGCCCAGATTGTCATTATAGGATTCGAAAAGTTCCTCAAAGCTCATTTCCCCGTCATCCTGATCCGGGGTGTCATCAAATTTTTCCGTCATGCATCTTCTCCAAACAGGCGGTTTATAAACATCTGCCTGACTAACTATACTTTACACGCACGGGTGTAAAGCAAAAAAACAATTATGATCCTTCCGCTTTGACCTTCGCCAGAATCTGTTCCGCCAGTTTTTCGGTAATGCCGGGCAATGATGTCAATTCATCCACAGTTGCGGCTTTAAGGTTTTCCAGACCTTTAAACCGCTGCAGCAGCATTTTTTTTCTTTTGGGTCCCACACCGGGGATGGCATCGAACACCGACAGACTGCCCCGTTTTTTCCGGCGCTTGCGCTGAAACGTGACAGCAAACCGGTGGGCCTCGTCCCGCACCTGCTGAAGCAGGAACAGGCCCTGCTTGAACGAGGCCGTGTTCAATGGATTGGACCGGCCCGGCACATAGATTTTGTCCATGTCCTCGCCTTTGGCCTCATCTTTTTTGGCCAGACCTGCCACGGCAAACCGGCCCGCCAGGTTCAGCTCTTTGAGCACGGCCACGGCCATGCCCAGCTGGCCTTTGCCCCCGTCCACCACCAGCAGATCCGGGAAATCCATCTCTTTTTCCGTTTTTGAAAACCGCCGGGTCAACACCTGGGTCATGCCGGCATAATCATCGGGCCGGTCCATATCCCGGAGAATATACCGGCGATACGCATCCTTGTCCGGCCGGCCCCGGGTGAACACCACCATGGACGACACCGGGTCTTGACCGGCCAGGTGGGAATTGTCAAAACATTCGATGCGGTCCGGCATCCGGTCCATTTTCAGCAGCACC
The window above is part of the Desulfotignum phosphitoxidans DSM 13687 genome. Proteins encoded here:
- a CDS encoding 30S ribosomal protein S1, with the protein product MTEKFDDTPDQDDGEMSFEELFESYNDNLGQELAPGDMVEGKIISVGRTHVYIDTGTKSDGVVEKQELLDEKGEFPFQAGDVLTLYVVSLSESEIILSKAISGAGKVALLEDAVQNRTPVEGKVTEVIKGGFSVDILGKRAFCPVSQMDVNYVETPEDFVGQTLRFLVTRYEENGRNIVISRRSLLNEEIKAARQAFFADVSEGDTLQGKVIRLMPFGAFIELAPGVEGMAHISELSWSRVEKPDEVVKPGDTVLVKLLSITPQDGQDLPKISLSLKQTATDPWESVDAAFKPGDQVSGKVMRITNFGAFVEIAPGVDGLVHISEMSHTRRVTRPEEVVEKGQDVQVVIKSIDMDAKRVSLSIKDALGDPWTGISVRYKPGDIMDGRLEKRETFGLFIGLEPGVTGLMPVSVLRNAADAKSYDALKPGDAVQVLVQQVDEENRRISLAPPDQKDIEDWKQFAGNKKDKPLGTMERVLMEALNKKKK